A genomic stretch from Aedes albopictus strain Foshan chromosome 2, AalbF5, whole genome shotgun sequence includes:
- the LOC109416939 gene encoding antigen 5 like allergen Cul n 1 — MIVALVFLLVAAIPKSTADSDKYCQSDSCPDSRLKNVGCGCTAATYGPQCKDRNARKTNLDGRLKTFLLDKHNTARSLLACGSVKPHPAAAKMIELNWNDELELLADCNTMKCVYGHDPCRSTGEFPFAGQNIASKLVCGKTPLGVEQMIADSVDVWFQEHRNTTPSMTDSFPQGKVPGGPIGHFTLLVNDMVERIGCSYITYQEQQQRGKKRTCQRHYLVCNYSYSNFVGEKTYTKSRQHPAEQCYFRSSKHSCLCSSSKSSGSNSK; from the exons ATGATAGTCGCTCTAGTGTTTCTTTTAGTAGCAGCCATACCTAAAAGCACTGCTGACTCGGACAAATACTGCCAGAGTGATTCCTGTCCCGATAGCCGACTCAAAAACGTCGGATGTGGTTGCACGGCGGCAACTTATGGACCGCAGTGTAAGGATCGGAATGCCCGCAAAACTAACCTAGATGGCAGGTTGAAAACATTTCTCCTGGACAAACACAATACTGCACGCAGCTTGCTAGCGTGTGGAAGTGTGAAACCACATCCAGCCGCCGCTAAAATGATTGAATTG AACTGGAACGACGAGCTGGAATTGCTGGCCGATTGTAACACAATGAAATGCGTTTACGGTCACGATCCGTGTCGCAGTACGGGCGAATTCCCCTTTGCCGGGCAGAACATTGCATCCAAGCTGGTCTGTGGGAAAACGCCACTCGGCGTGGAGCAGATGATTGCGGACAGCGTGGACGTGTGGTTCCAGGAACACCGGAACACCACACCGAGTATGACGGATTCGTTCCCGCAGGGAAAAGTGCCCGG CGGTCCCATCGGGCATTTTACCCTGCTGGTCAACGACATGGTCGAGCGCATCGGGTGCAGTTACATTACGTACCAGGAGCAGCAACAACGTGGCAAGAAGCGAACCTGTCAGAGGCACTATCTGGTTTGCAATTACTCGTACAGTAATTTCGTCGGGGAGAAAACCTACACCAAGAGTCGCCAACACCCGGCCGAGCAGTGCTATTTTCGTTCCAGtaaacactcctgtttgtgcaGCAGCAGCAAAAGTAGTGGCAGCAACAGCAAATAG